GTCAGGGCACCGTACTGACGATGAAACTGCCGCTCAGCGTGATGGAATAAAAATTGTTTACCTTCCGTTTACTTTCGGTCGCTATTGTTAGGGTGTAAGAATCAATAGCAGAGGTGAGGAAGGAATGGAAGCACATGTACTGGAAACGAGCGATTTAACTAAAAGGTATGGGACAAACATCGCAGTGGACGGGGTAAGTTTAAAGGTGCCCGAATGCTCGATTTACGGATTTCTAGGGGCGAATGGAGCAGGAAAATCGACGACGATGAAGATGGTTCTCGGGCTGATCAAGCCTGACCGTGGCACGATTCGCGTGTTCGGCAAGAATTTTACACAGGAACGCACCCGTATCTTAAGCCAGGTCGGCGCTTTAATTGAGTCTCCATCGTACTACGGACATTTATCCGGATATCAGAATTTGAAAATTGTCGCCAAGTTATTAGACGTTTCAGAATCTCAGATCAAAGAGACGTTGGAACTGGTCCGTTTAGAGAAGCAAGCCGATAAAAAGGTCAAGCATTACTCATTGGGGATGAAGCAAAGGCTGGGAATTGCGCTGGCTATTGTCCATCGGCCCCAATTGCTCATTTTAGATGAACCTACAAACGGGCTGGACCCTTCCGGTATTCAAGAAATTCGTTCATTGATTAAGAGTTTTCCTGAAAAATTCGGAATGACGGTGCTTATTTCCAGCCATCTCCTTCATGAGATCGAGCAAATCGCCGAACATGTGGGGATTATTCACGAAGGCAAATTAATTTATCAAGACACTTTGGCTGCACTGCAGGAAAAAGGCGGGGATTTGTCACTGGAAAGCATTTTCCTTGGAATGACGGGACAGGGAAGAAGCCTATGAACGTACTGCTTCAGGTAGAATGGCTCAAAATGAGAAGGTTTTGCTTCATTTTTCCCGTCTTGGCTTCGCTTTTTCATCTTTTGCTGGTCGGGGGACTTTGGTACTTTAACTTTCGGGAAGGTGCTGGAGGGGAATTTTCTATATTTTCCGTTCAGTATTTTTTTCTTTCGATCACCCTGATGTTCAGCATTACCATTCTCGCCAGTGTGGTCGCTTCCACCGAACATGAGGCGAAAGGCTGGAAGCTTCTTTCCGCACTCCCCGTCGCCAAACAGAACATCATCATCGCCAAACTTGTCGTTGTTTTTCTATTGGTGGCCTTGGAAGTTCTGCTGATCATCACTGGTACAGCGGTATTATGGAAATTGGTTTCGAAAGAGGCTATTCCATGGGATATCTTGCTCAAGCAACCGATTTATTGTCTAATTGCAGCAGGCGGTTTTATGAACATTCAGGTTTGGCTGTCTGCCGTTTCTTCTAACCAGTCGATTCCAGTCGGACTCGGTGTCACCGGATCAATATCCAGTTTGTTTCTCGCCCGCTCCAACTTGGAGCTGCTGCATTATTTGCCCTGGACTTACCCCGCGTTATCGTCTCCTTTAGTTTTGGATCACCAGCAATGGGTTGTGGCAGGGATGGTTACGGGAGTCGTCGTGTGGCTGGTGGGAGTACGACATTTTA
The Xylanibacillus composti DNA segment above includes these coding regions:
- a CDS encoding ABC transporter ATP-binding protein, producing the protein MEAHVLETSDLTKRYGTNIAVDGVSLKVPECSIYGFLGANGAGKSTTMKMVLGLIKPDRGTIRVFGKNFTQERTRILSQVGALIESPSYYGHLSGYQNLKIVAKLLDVSESQIKETLELVRLEKQADKKVKHYSLGMKQRLGIALAIVHRPQLLILDEPTNGLDPSGIQEIRSLIKSFPEKFGMTVLISSHLLHEIEQIAEHVGIIHEGKLIYQDTLAALQEKGGDLSLESIFLGMTGQGRSL
- a CDS encoding ABC transporter permease — protein: MNVLLQVEWLKMRRFCFIFPVLASLFHLLLVGGLWYFNFREGAGGEFSIFSVQYFFLSITLMFSITILASVVASTEHEAKGWKLLSALPVAKQNIIIAKLVVVFLLVALEVLLIITGTAVLWKLVSKEAIPWDILLKQPIYCLIAAGGFMNIQVWLSAVSSNQSIPVGLGVTGSISSLFLARSNLELLHYLPWTYPALSSPLVLDHQQWVVAGMVTGVVVWLVGVRHFTRIEW